The proteins below come from a single Wenzhouxiangella sp. XN201 genomic window:
- a CDS encoding type II toxin-antitoxin system HicB family antitoxin, with amino-acid sequence MKYVVILEEGSESWGAYVPDLPGCVAAGETRQEALQLIREAIEFHLDGMREDGDPIPEPHSYSEVIQVSAA; translated from the coding sequence ATGAAGTATGTAGTCATTCTCGAAGAGGGCTCTGAGAGCTGGGGTGCCTATGTTCCCGACCTTCCAGGATGCGTGGCGGCCGGGGAAACCCGTCAAGAGGCGCTACAGCTAATCCGCGAGGCCATCGAGTTTCACTTGGACGGAATGCGTGAGGATGGAGATCCTATCCCGGAGCCTCATTCATACAGCGAAGTCATCCAGGTAAGCGCCGCATAA
- a CDS encoding glutathione S-transferase family protein, translating to MIPTITAFEQSPDRGQGLARDMPVRWALEEVSQPYDVRLVSFSTLREGAHRDLQPFGQIPTYEEGDLVLFESGAIVFHIAERHAGLLPSDASARARAITWMFAALSTVEPVIVQREVSLYLESDKAWQEERLPIVEDRIRSRLVELGARLGDQEWLDGTFSAGDLLMVQVLRRLSGSNILNDYPNLGAYVARGEARPAFKRAFEAQLAVFTGKASDRQE from the coding sequence ATGATCCCGACTATCACCGCTTTCGAACAGTCCCCTGATCGCGGCCAAGGACTGGCGCGTGACATGCCCGTGCGCTGGGCGCTTGAAGAAGTAAGCCAGCCCTATGACGTTCGCCTTGTTTCCTTCAGCACGCTGAGGGAGGGCGCCCATCGCGACCTCCAGCCTTTTGGACAGATTCCTACGTATGAAGAAGGCGATCTGGTGTTGTTCGAGTCGGGTGCCATTGTGTTCCATATCGCGGAGCGCCATGCGGGCCTGCTGCCGAGCGATGCGAGCGCCCGGGCACGCGCGATCACATGGATGTTTGCCGCGCTATCCACCGTGGAGCCCGTGATCGTTCAACGTGAAGTCTCTCTGTATCTGGAGAGCGACAAGGCCTGGCAGGAGGAACGCCTGCCCATCGTCGAGGACCGCATCCGGAGCCGCCTGGTCGAACTTGGCGCTCGGCTTGGCGATCAAGAGTGGCTCGATGGCACATTCAGCGCCGGCGATTTGCTGATGGTGCAGGTTCTGCGCAGGCTGAGCGGATCGAACATCCTGAATGACTATCCGAACCTTGGAGCCTATGTCGCCCGCGGAGAAGCGCGGCCGGCCTTTAAACGTGCTTTCGAGGCTCAGTTGGCGGTTTTCACTGGCAAGGCGTCCGACCGGCAGGAATGA
- a CDS encoding type II toxin-antitoxin system HicA family toxin: MKVKELTKLLEEDGWYQARQRGSHRQFRHPVKLGTVTVAGKPNVDLPPGTLNNALKQAGLKK; encoded by the coding sequence ATGAAGGTGAAAGAGCTCACCAAGCTTCTGGAGGAGGATGGCTGGTATCAGGCCCGTCAACGGGGCAGTCACCGCCAATTCAGGCATCCTGTAAAATTGGGAACTGTAACCGTTGCCGGGAAGCCTAATGTAGATTTGCCCCCGGGCACGCTCAACAACGCCCTGAAGCAAGCTGGATTGAAGAAATAG